From the Finegoldia magna ATCC 29328 genome, the window CAAAAACCGCAATCAGAAATAGCAGCAAAACTTATACACACAAAGCACTTAACGAGTTCGTAGTAAAAAGCGATGACTCCTCTATTGTATATTTGGATGTATACATCGATGATAATCACTTAGAATCATTTGCTGGAGATGGAATAATAGTCTCCACTCCTTCTGGGTCAACTGCATATAACTTCTCAGCGGGTGGATCTGTTTTGTATCATGGTCTAGATGGTTTCCAAGTGACTCCACTAGCTCCAATTAATTCGAAAGCTTATCGTTCACTTTTGAATTCTCTTGTAGTTCCATCGAAAAGTAATGTTACATTGTATTTTAGAGACCACAATTTTGACAGAAAAAGTTCCATAGTTTTGGCAGACGGATTGAACAGAAGCTATGATAATGTAGATTATGTAAATTTCACTTATTCTGATCAATATATCAACAAATTAGTTTTCTTAAAAGACTGGTATTGGTTAAATATCAAAGACAAATTCTTATAAAAAGAAAAACATGGATTGCAATGAATTATCAAAGCTATCCATGTTTTTTTATTTTTCTAAACCCAATTCATTAATTGCTGCGTTAAGCATTTTTGAAGCTATAGGTCCTGCAGTTTTTACACCGTAAGAGTTATCATCTTCCAAGATTACTGCTATAGCAAATTTAGGTTTCTTGGCAGGTGCAGCTGCAACAAACCAAGCA encodes:
- a CDS encoding NAD(+)/NADH kinase; the encoded protein is MNNNSKIINIYVNDNQKSLETALIVKDKLEQKGFKPTFDFDENALINLCIGGDGAFLRAVHKYEFSTIPFVGINTGHLGFYQEILIPNIDKFISDLINENYGIEKISLLESKTAIRNSSKTYTHKALNEFVVKSDDSSIVYLDVYIDDNHLESFAGDGIIVSTPSGSTAYNFSAGGSVLYHGLDGFQVTPLAPINSKAYRSLLNSLVVPSKSNVTLYFRDHNFDRKSSIVLADGLNRSYDNVDYVNFTYSDQYINKLVFLKDWYWLNIKDKFL